CGCGTCTCCCCCATCCGCCCACGCAGGCGAGGAGACCCCCACTAACCTTTCACGAAGTAGTCCCTGTTGGGCCCGATGAGCGCGTTGTAGGGGTAGCCGTAGTAGGCGAGCGTGTAGGGGTCGCAGGAATACACGTAGCTGGGCGGCTGCACCACGGCGGCCTCGGCGGCGCCGCCGCCCTTGGCCGCCTTCTGGTAGCGGGAGTACTGCTCCTTGTCCACGGGCTTGGCCAGCGTCACCTCCAGGCACGAGCCCTCCAGCTCGGTGCCGTTGAGGTTGTTCATGGCGTGCACGGCGTCCTCGCGGCTGGCGAAGTGCACGAAGGCGTAGTCGCGGATCTTCTTGACGCGCTCCACGCAGCCCGGGTTGAACTGGCCGAAGCTCTTCTTGATGGTGTCCTCGGTGGTCTCGATCATGAGGTTGCGCACGTAGAGGATCTTCACGGTCTCCATCACGTCCTCGTCCACGTCGATCTCGGGCTCGGCCCAGTCCACGGCGATCTGGTGGCCCCACAGCTGGATGCGGCCGGGCATGAGCTTGCGGCGCGCCATGGCGGCGGCGCGGTGGCTCTCGTACTCCACGAAGGCGAAGCCGCGGTTCTTCATCTTGTCGGCCGCGCTGGCGTAGACGATCACGTCGAGCACGCCCTCCGTGACCTTGGCGATCTCCTCCAGGATCTCCTCGCGCTTCTTCATCTTGGGGATGCCCCCGATGAAGAGGCGGCAGTTGTCGACGCTGCAGCACACGCCCAGCAGGCGCCCGGGGCGGATCTCGTAGTTGTTGAGCTCGCGCACGGCGCGCTTGGCCTCGTTCTTGTGGCAGTACATGACGAAGGCGTAGCCGCGGTTCTTGCCGTCGAAGTCCATCATGAGGCGCAGCTCGTAGATGCGGCCCACCGCCTCGAACACCGGCACCAGCTCGTCCTCGTAGACGTCGCGGGGGATCTTGCCCACGAAGACCTCGCAGCCGCGCTGCGGGTGCGGGCCCTCCCAGCCGGGCGGCGGGCCGCCGTACTTGCGCTGCCCGTTCTCCTGCACCATGCTGTAGCCCGTGCGCGCCAGCAGCGCCAGCAGCGCCGCCTCGTTGGGCGCGCCCGCCACGCCCTCGGGCACCTTGGCAGAGGACCCGGCGGCGGAGTCGCTGCTCATGGCTGCGGTGGAATCCTCTGCGGTCATAATGTCAAAGGCATCCACGGCCGGTGGGGACCTGGGGACGGCAGGAGGGAGATGGTGAGCCTAGAATCTACACCAAGTTGAGCTACAACTTgactacagttttttttctttcttctttttctctttttcttctcttttttttccttaaagccaTCCAAGACTCACGCTTAACTATCGGGTGGTTAAATGAGAAAGAAGATGGGGACTTCTCTGGATGAGCGGCAGCTCTAAAATAGTCTAAATTAGGCAAGTTGTTTTGCAGGAAAAACCAGAAgtgactcaggaaaaaaaaaatcagaaggagCAGGTACTTCCGCCTAATCAGTACCCCCAACAGCTTTGAAGCATAGAGAACCTGCTGTCATTGTGGGTGCAAATCTCATGTTCTTGAGGCAGTTGGCAAGATCTTTTGCTTAATTCCTGCACTGTCAActcagattgatttccttttagttATAGCATTTTACCCCCTTTATTTCTTTGGCAGACAAAGcctgctttctttttaaagaggcTTTTTCATTTAGGAATGGAAAGAGGGCAGTGTATTTACATTGTTAAGGAAAAAACTGAGGAGGTGTTATTATGGAAGATACAGAACTGTGTGCTGAAGCTTTTTACAGGGAAGAAATGGAACATCCACAATAACGAAGGACTTGGGTGAGGAACTGTGCGAAGAGCTGGTAAGTCTGACTTTTTAAGGTGTCACTCCCTGTCAGCAAAATTCCTGATATGAACCATTCACGGATTTGGAATCAGTGCACAGAGCTAGATGAGGTTCAGGCTGGGGATTTTTGAAATAACAACTATCTGGTAAACTACAGGATAGTCTTCAGAGAACTGTCACatgcattatcttatttgatCTTAATCTCCTTTCATGGTAAGTGATAGTATCATTAGTCCCAATTTGTCTATGGGGAAATACACTCAGAGAGGTTGAATAAATTACTCATTTCACAAAGTAGGTATCAGCTCCTATCAGGACTTGATTTCAAGCCATCTTGTGTTCTTTCTTCTAAACCAGTGCTGggcaatagaactttctgtgatgatggaaaagcTGTCAGTAGCCACTTGTGGCTACTGAATACTTGAAATGGGATAATTGcagagtttttcatttttttctaaaattaaatagcCACGTAAGTGCAAGTCTAAACCATGCCACCTTCACTCCTTCAGATCAGGGCCcttagaaatgatttaaaattatacagtgagATTATCACTAGGTGCTTCTTACTGTGCCTTTGTAAAGAATAGCTCTGATTAgctttttttaatgaagtttatttcatttttttggactATGAAAGTATTCAAGTAAATTTTATGGAAATTaagaaaagtaggaaaagaagTTATTCCTAATTCTCCTACCCAGTGATAGCCACATAAACTTTCCCATCTTTCTTTTGATAGTTTCTTTGGGGGGGAACGGGAGAGGTGGAGCTAGGCTTCCAAAAATTTACATCTGCTGCTTTACTTCATTTTATAAGCATTCCTCCACATtcttaaaactgtaaaaatatgatttataataGGAATATGGTTTCATCAttcaactaaattttaaaaaattgactacTGGGAATTCTACACAAGGATATTAAGGGAAATTTCAAGGTTAATTAAAGTACATTTGctcatctaaagaaaaaaaaatgatagggaCACAACAGAATGTATGTTTTTGCCTGTTGACCAACCAGTACTACTTTGGTTCATCTGTTGAAACATTAAGCAGCAGTACAGTTTCATAGGTTAGTGAGTGGCCactggactgatgttgaagctgaagctccagtactttggccacctgatgcaaagagctgactcatttgaaaagaccgtgatgctgggaaagattgagggcaggagaaggggacgacagaggatgagatggttggatggcatcactgactcactggagatgagtttgagtaaactccgggagttggtgatggacagggaggcctggcatgctccggTTCacagggtcttaaagagttggacacgacttgagcgactgaactgaactggaaccaGAGTGCATGACTGTGTGTGAATCCTAGCTTGAACACTTCCTAGTTGTATGACCTGAAAGGATATTCAGCTcctttatgcctcagtttccctatctataaaatgggaatgatgataATAGTATTAATTTTGTTAAGTTTACAAAAGTGAGTCAATACATACAAGCATTTTGAACTGTGCCTGGGAAATTGTAAATGCTCAAGAAATGTCAGTTATTATACTTCATCCAAACTTCTGGGTAAAACTTAAGACCAATTTAATTTTAGAGTAATTTTGACACTTTCTCAGTTCTTTAAAAACATCTGTTTGATATGGCtgctattcttatttttaattttctttgctcttcagTTGCTTGAAAGCTGTTTTGGCAACATATCCAATTATTATGAAGCCTTTTTTCTggtttaaatttgaaaataatacagTTCCTGGAGTTTTGTGTTGAAGCAGAAATCTCAGTATCAGATTTGAACATGAAGATCTTTCCCCCCTTCCAAAAGGAAGCTAAGGATATATTCTTAAGAAGATAAGAAGATTCTTTGTACAAACACATGTGCATTTATAATCTGTgacctgggaaggaaatggcaggtaTATATAAACACCTATGAGGGAATTCAAGATCTTAACATGGTTTAGCTACATAAAACAGTGACTAAAGTCCAAAGAACagtccttctctcttttctgagAGATGTGGAGTtgactttttcttaatattttcataattgtACTTTGAAACTACTCTTTAACTCGCACAAAAAGCTGTATAATGCCAGGCTGAGGGAGTCATTTTCAATTCCAGCCCTATTAATTTCACCAGAAAATCTGTTGCTTTCAGTAAGTAGTTATAGCTTATTCTCTTGCACCTGCAAGCCAAGAAGAGCCTTTTTCCCCCTGAGCTTTCATCATCTGGGATAAATGAATCATGTTACTggctccctttctctttttactttgGCTCCTAGGAGGTTCAGAATTGAATTTGTCACTTTAGTTTTTTTATTGTGTAAGACATTACAGCACACTCTCAGGTTCATCTGATCTTGGCTATAGTTCCATTTTTTTAGTCTCCTATATCCCCAGTACCATGAATTTAGCTATGTATATTATTCATCTTACTGTTTTCATATCCTTGGAAGCCATCTCTCATAATTTTGGAGTTAGGAGAGGAATAAAGGCATATacccatgaaaaaaaaatatatatatatatataatttgcatgaaatataaaTTAGTGTGGTATTTAAATGAACTATTTTTACACTAGAGATACATAAAAGCAACTGAGAACCGCAGTGAGATTCCACTCTGCATCCATCAGCatgctattgtgtgtgtgtgtgtgtgtgcacatatatatgcgcgctcagtcatgtctgactctttgtgaccccactgactgtagcctgccaggcttctctgtccatgggattctccaggcaagaatactggagtgggtttccatttcttcctccaagggacgttcctgacccaggtattgaacctgggtttcctgcactgcagattcttcaccactgagccacttgggaagtcctagCATGCCATTATAACCAACCAAACATACAAACTAAGAATGAAGTGTTGACAAGAATGTAGAAAAACTGCAACCTCTGcccattgctggtgggaatgtaaaatggtgcagctactgTGAGGAACTGTAGAGCGGTTCCTCAAGAACATAacagttatcatatgatccaccgattccactactgggtatatactcaaaagaactgaaaattggGACTCAAAACAGATATTTGCACACCATTGATCATAACagtattattcacagtagccaaaaggcagaaacaacTCCAAAGTCCACTGAGACATGAATGGGCAAATGAAATGTGGCATGTGTActcaatggaatgttattcagccttgaAGAAGAAGGGAATTCTCACACGTGCTGCAGCATGTATGAACCATGAAGATgccctaagtgaaataagccaggcacaaaaggacaagtattgtatgattccactgtCATGAAGCACCTAAAGAGTCAAATTCATAGCAGAATAGTGGTTGCCAAGAACTGTGGGGAGGGAGAATGGGGAACTATGGTTTATGACGTTCCAGCGATAGATGATAAGAAAGTTCTGGAgaggggtggtggtgatggttgcacatcAGTtaatacttaatgccactgaactgtacgtGTAAAAACAGTTAAAACGGTTCTTTGTTATGTAAAGGTTAACACACACAGTGAAAAGGCTCAGAGAtgcaaaaaggataaaaataagatTCTGTAAAGTTAGGATTTCATTAGAGGCCATTACAAATGGTATATTGCATTAGTTTAACACATTCAAGAAAATCTTATGGTCTACAAACTGCATTCTTCTTATCTATATGTCTAAGATGCCATAGTTAAATAAATTACCATGCTGTTTAATGAGTTTCTAAGGTCAAAGGCTTAGATATGTAAAAGATATATGGCTTATTTAATGTCTTAAAAGCAGGGGAACTATATAGCATTAGTTATATGACCCTTCTTTCAGAGATGAAACAGAAACCTTATTACAACTAAACATGCTTTAGACCAGGGCTTGGCAAATTACATCATGGTCCAAATATAGCTTgccacttgttttttaaaataaagttttattggaacagtcatcctcctttcctttttttttaaaagatggctcTTTTTCCATTTCAGTGGCAGATTTGACTAGTTCAGACAGAGACTGCATGGGCCATAAAggctaaaatatttattctctggcCAGGTATAGAAGAAGTTTGCCAACCTTTGTTCACAGAGAACATCAATGAGGCTAAATAATAAAGATTCTTCTTGCTAAGGTATTACAGTCACTTTCCCTCTGTTTCCTATGCTGAGCAATTACTTACCAGTTttaaagagtcttctcaaactgcttgccccccccacccacccctgcaaTTCTAAGCTGTCTTCCATTTAACTACACAGTCAAATTTATGAGACCAGAAGAAGAGACATCTGCTGAAGAATGCTGGCTCAGCTCCTAACACTTACATGTGAACAAAATTTCTTAAGATTTTAAATTCATTCGTTCTGCACATATTAATTGAGcacctgctgctgctaaatcgcttcagttgtgtccgactctgtgcgaccccagagacagcagcccaccaggctcccccgtccctgggattctccaggcaagaacactggagcgggttgccatttccttctccaatgcatgaaagtgaaaagtgaaagtgaagctgctcagtcgtgtccgactcttagcgaccccatggaccgcagcctacgcaggctcctccatccatgggattctccaggcaagagtactggagtgggttgccattgccttctgcaaattgagcacctactatgtgccaaataCCAGTGGACCTcgtcctcatggagcttacctTGAACCCTGACTGTGTCTTAAAAGTCTATACTCCAGCTGCCCTGAGTGACTCCTACCATTGAACTGAAATGATCCATGCAAAGCTCCCTGTGCAGAACCTCAGGCCAAGTGCTCAAGAAATGTTGGCATAAGAAATCTGAACTTAAAAATCTTACCCAGTCTTAAGACTGAGTTAAGAATCTTCCTTGTGTTTACAGGGAAACAAGAGGCTACCCCAGCCAACCTTAAACCAGTCAGAATGAGAGGCCTAGCCTGTGAATTCTGGTGTAGACTGGCATATCAGAGCTTCCCAGATTCCGTTCATAGCAGGTAAGTTGTCTGGCCGTGTGCTTCTCCTCTGGTGACGTGGCTCAGCCATCCGAGTGTAAGCCTGTTTCTCACCTAACCTTTGGCTATAGCAGTTTGCAAGAGGCTCTTCCAGAAGGAACCTGCAGAGACTTGCTGCATTGGGCTCAGATGGTCCCGGGGCCCACATGGATGCCAGATCCCTGGCAGCAGGACCTCCCCACACAGAGCTATGCTCCCACACACTGAAGACGCATCAGTCTTCACTGAAGGCTGCTCTCATTAAACAAACATGGCATTATATTCAAAACTGCTCATTTATTCAGTTTGGCATGTAAAACAGCAGAATATACTATCAAATCAAGCTATTATTAATTTGACCTATTAGCTAGAGtttttgttgtctttgttttAGGTTGAGTTTGGGCCTGTTAGCCTAAAATAACATCTCGGGGTTAACTCAGGCTTAAGGCAGAAATCATCGAGGATTTGAATTCCCTTAATACTGGTTTAGAATACCTTTCAGTAGGATTTTAAGTTTGCAGCGGGACATTTTTCTTTTGGCCCTGacgcatggcttgtgggatcttagttccctgactgggtatcaaacctaggccccccagcagtggaagcgtggaatcctaaccactggactactagggaattCTCTGAAGTGGGACATTTTAGAGGACAAGGGCTAACACTGTACTAGGAAATATTTCCAATGTTTACCAACCAGTCTACCTGGGATCAAAAGCAGGCATGAGTTTACACTCGTGGTAATGCAGACTACCAGTTAACTTTGGTTCAGAGCcgtgtgtgtgtgataaatatGCAGTTTGGAATTGGAATTCTTGGGGGAGCTTTATTTGCTCACTAATAGACACACTGCAACTTGAAGAAAATACTCAGTGGTGAACAGTGTCTTCCAGCACTAGCTGGAATTTAATCCAGTGGAAGGTTTTAGAATTTATTCAAGAGGTAATTCTGGCTCTCTTTGCAGTTAGGGTTCTATTTTTATGTCCCCTTATTTATAACATAAAATGTGTCTTACTAATAGTCACTTCTTGGGCATGACTCAGCATACACAATGTGCAGATAGAACACATCCTGTACTGGAGACAGCAAGGACTTTGGAGCTGAAGAAACATGAGTTCAAGGTCATGACTGTGCCACTTACCCGCCATGTCATATGGAGATGTCTACATCTCCAAGATGGTTCTAGTAATAGCACCCATCTCAAGAGGATTGGTTCCAAGattaaatgatatttaatatCACACATGAGGGGGAGAAGAAGACCAACTTCTACAAAAAGTTTCCAAGATTTGGCCTCACCCTGGGTGGTTACCTTACTGCTCTGTGCCAAGTTACCACCACCCATTACAGTAAATAGCAGAGCAGACACTCCTCCACTGGGCAGGCCCCCGGCCCGAGGACGGGAGGGCAGGCCCCCGGGCCCGAGGACGGGAGGGCAGGCCCCTGGGCCCGAGGACGGGAGGGCAGGCCCCCGGCCCGAGGACGGGCGGGCAGGCCCCCGGGCCCGAGGACGGGAGGGCAGGCCCCCGGCCCGAGGACGGGCGGGCAGGCCCCCGGGCCCCAGGACGGGAGGGCAGGCCCCCGGGCCCGAGGACGGGAGGGCAGGCCCCCGGGCCCGAGGACGGGAGGGCAGGCCCCCGGGCCCGAGGACGGGAGGGCAGGCCCCCGGGCCCGAGGACGGGAGGGCAGGCCCCCGGCCCGAGGACGGGCGGGCAGGCCCCCGGGCCCGAGGACGGGAGGGCAGGCCCCCGGGCCCCAGGACGGGCGGGCAGGCCCCCGGGCCCCAGGACGGGCGGGCAGGCCTCTAGGCAGAGGGACATTTCTGTTACCCCAGAGCTTGAACGTGTAAAAGCAGTTCTGCTGAAAACGGAGGCAGGATACTTGGAAATCACCTGGGGCCCCAAACAAAAAGCTGAAGCACAGCAACCTTTTCGACCTCGGCCAGCAGCCTTGTGCTATTTGAAGGCATGGCCCTTGGGACACACAAAAATCCTCCCGTGATTCTATTTAGGGAAAATCCTGGAAGGATAAAGAGGCCCTAGAATAGTGGCACTCTGGGCCATACCTTCTGTCGGCTCCTGGCAAATTCTGAGAAGAGTTAATTCATAATGGGTCTTCAACTGCACTGATGCCGGTACAGATTTTGTTACGGTAAAGCCATCACTCAGTGAATGACTGATAAACAGGTGAAAGCCGAGAGGTTCACTTTTCCCAGGCATTTCTATCAACATATCCCTGAAATGAGGCACTTGGCTGTGGGTTCCCAGGGACATTGGCTGTGTACCAGGAGAGGGGTAGAACCACCTGCCCCAGAGGGGTGGCGTGGGGGAACTTTCTGCAGGGTTTTGGCAGCATATAAATACCTGTTAAGAATCTGCTATCtgtactcagctgttaaaaaaaatgaaataatgccatctgcagcccCATGAATAGACCTGGAACTTGTcttactgagtaaagtaagtcagacagagaaggaaaaatatcctTTGACGTCTCTTATACGCGgaatctaaatattaaaaaaaaaatggatacaaatgaacttaacaaAACAGAGACCCACAGAAGCAGGGAACTAACTTACGGCTGccggggggcaggggaagggatagttaaggagtttggctCAGACATGTACACaccgctgtatttaaaatggataaccaacaaggacctactgtatagcacgtggAACTGTCTGTGCttgatgttatgtggcagcctggatgggaggggagtttgggaagaGTGGACAGGTGTacgtgtatggctgagtcccttcatgcTCTGCTGTTCACTTGAATCTgtcacattgttaattggctatacccccaatacaaaataaaaagttaaaaagaatatgCCATCTGGTTAAATAAGCATTACACACGTATACTTCTTTCTCAACAGGTCGATAGTtaatgctggaaaaaaaaaaaatgaaacctgcAAATTCGGACACATCTGCTTCCTGAATTAATGTTCTCCCAAGCTGTGAACAAGCAGTAGAAGGGACTTCTAGTTTCACCCCCTATCTTGGCTCTTCTGACCTACACCTTTGAGACATCTGGCTCAGAACAGAGAGGTTGACAGGCCCACAAATCctggagaggagaaggaaaagcagtGATAGCCTGTATCATAATAGTAGCTTGAATGTATATAGTGTTTGGCAATTTAGAAAATTCTTTGATGTATGTAATTTTAATTTCCTAAAATCCAGAATTTGAGCTGCAAAGGAACCTTGGGTGTCATTTAACCCAAAGTTTCTGAACTGGGTTCCCTGCTGCCATTGTGGGTGTGATAATTCTTGGTTTGGGGTGGGGAGGTCTCCTGCAGACTGCGGCATGTTTCACAGGATCTCTGCCCTCTACATTCCCAACCCCCTACATGCGACACCCACAAACGTCTCCTGAGAGGCAAAACCGCTCCCTGTTGAGAATTACTGATCGAGGCTACTTTGGAGTCATAAACAGAttatacacttacacatgtgtgcatgctaagttgctttagttgtgtctgactctttgcaaccctaaggactatagcccaccaggctcctctgtccatggattctccaggcaagaatactggagtgggttgccatgccctcctctgggggatcttcccaacccggggatcgaacccaaggctcctgcattgcagatgggttctttaccgctgagccaccagggaagcccaaacatttaCACATGAAACAGTGTAAGTTTCATGTACCAATGAAATAGTAATATCTCCACACTCAGCATGGGCTTGGTGTCTTGACCTGGCTTTTCCTGTCAAGGCTATCAAAACTGAGACATGtgcaaaagatttcaaaggtccAAAGCAATGTCTCTTTGATACAAAACTACTCAAATTAATTTGGTTGGAAATCTatcaatttaatttttcaaagcaaAGAACTACCACCATAAAGCCCTATCATACTGATTCTGTTGTTAGACTGACTTTGCCATCCAGCAAACTGGCAGGCCTACGTCACACAAACAGCACTTTTGCAATCAGGCTAAGGATCTGCCAAGCTATAGAAATGCCTTATTAAATTCAGACCCCTTGGCTTCATGGACATGTGAAAACTGCTGACAAGCTGGTTTTTAAGACTTAGACCTTTTTCTGGTGTCACTGCTGGTTTCTAATTATGTCAAAGGCTTCACTTAAGactcagaattttgttttttgacaCACTATGAACAACCACTGCCCCTGGAACAAGTCAATTCACTGATAATAGAATCAACCTCTGTACCCCTTAGTCAGAAGGCAATGGTCTGATAAAATAGATGCTCAAACAATGTTTGTGCAcgcattcattcagtcattcatttattcattcatgcgaACACTTGCTGACTAAAATGACTGAACACTTGCTGACCGCCAGGCTGTGTTGGTGCTTGGTGATCCAGTCGTGAATGCTGCACAGTCCTTGGGGTTCCCAGCCTAGCAAGGGTGGAcgaagaaggagggagaaaagagggCAGAGCAAACACCATGAGCAAAGACGGGCAGCCACGTAAGGTTATTTAACCCTAGGACTTCCCGGGTGATGCAGttgataaagaattcgcctgccaatgcaggagatggaagagatgctggtttgacctctggcttgggaagaccccctggaggaggaaatggcaacccactccagtagtcttgcctggaaaatttcatggacagaagagcctggtgggttacagaccatggggttgcaaagttggacatgactgagtgcggacacacacaggaacacacaTGTGTTCTTTCAACAAACATTGAATGCCAAAGGTATGATCATAGCTTTGTAAAGTTTACAAGCAACAGTGGACTGTGGGTCAAAACAGAACCCAAAGAAGGATCCAGCTTTAACAGGTGGGTGAGGACTGAAAATCTGCACATCTGGCTAATTATATTTAGAGACAGATGGAAATTCTGCAAGGGTAATCCACCTTATCCACCTACACCTAAAACTACATTATCATATATTGATTGCATTACTGCAAATGTAATACCCAATGATGTTGTAAtagaatgaattaattaaaatcatgaagatcaaaatcaattttattgagCATGTTTACAAACCAGACACTTTGCTCACTGCTATCATTTAGCGCAGTGGGACGATTTCAGAGGAGGACTGTATTCCACagcatctccagcattgctggGAAAGTGGCTGGAAAGTGTTATTTCCCTCATATGCTAAGAAGAGTGGCATAAAAGAGAATAGATGACTTAAATGCAAGTTAAATGCAATAGATGACATAAATTCCCTGGAGGGAAGGAGATGGACTAGAAATATCTCTTACAAAATTTCTGTAATGTATGGTTTAAAAACTCTCGagttgagcacttactgtgtgcca
The nucleotide sequence above comes from Cervus elaphus chromosome 17, mCerEla1.1, whole genome shotgun sequence. Encoded proteins:
- the RBM47 gene encoding RNA-binding protein 47 isoform X1; this translates as MTAEDSTAAMSSDSAAGSSAKVPEGVAGAPNEAALLALLARTGYSMVQENGQRKYGGPPPGWEGPHPQRGCEVFVGKIPRDVYEDELVPVFEAVGRIYELRLMMDFDGKNRGYAFVMYCHKNEAKRAVRELNNYEIRPGRLLGVCCSVDNCRLFIGGIPKMKKREEILEEIAKVTEGVLDVIVYASAADKMKNRGFAFVEYESHRAAAMARRKLMPGRIQLWGHQIAVDWAEPEIDVDEDVMETVKILYVRNLMIETTEDTIKKSFGQFNPGCVERVKKIRDYAFVHFASREDAVHAMNNLNGTELEGSCLEVTLAKPVDKEQYSRYQKAAKGGGAAEAAVVQPPSYVYSCDPYTLAYYGYPYNALIGPNRDYFVKAGSIRGRGRGAAGNRAPGPRGSYLGGYSAGRGIYSRYHEGKGKQQEKGYELVPNLEISAVNPVAIKPGTVAIPAIGAQYSMFQAAPAPKMIEDGKIHTMEHMISPIAVQPDPASAAAAAAAAAAVIPAVSTPPPFQGRPITPVYTVAPNVPRIPAAGIYGASYVPFAAPATATIATLQKNAAAAAAVYGGYAGYIPQAFPAAAIQVPIHDVYQTY
- the RBM47 gene encoding RNA-binding protein 47 isoform X2; its protein translation is MTAEDSTAAMSSDSAAGSSAKVPEGVAGAPNEAALLALLARTGYSMVQENGQRKYGGPPPGWEGPHPQRGCEVFVGKIPRDVYEDELVPVFEAVGRIYELRLMMDFDGKNRGYAFVMYCHKNEAKRAVRELNNYEIRPGRLLGVCCSVDNCRLFIGGIPKMKKREEILEEIAKVTEGVLDVIVYASAADKMKNRGFAFVEYESHRAAAMARRKLMPGRIQLWGHQIAVDWAEPEIDVDEDVMETVKILYVRNLMIETTEDTIKKSFGQFNPGCVERVKKIRDYAFVHFASREDAVHAMNNLNGTELEGSCLEVTLAKPVDKEQYSRYQKAAKGGGAAEAAVVQPPSYVYSCDPYTLAYYGYPYNALIGPNRDYFVKGSIRGRGRGAAGNRAPGPRGSYLGGYSAGRGIYSRYHEGKGKQQEKGYELVPNLEISAVNPVAIKPGTVAIPAIGAQYSMFQAAPAPKMIEDGKIHTMEHMISPIAVQPDPASAAAAAAAAAAVIPAVSTPPPFQGRPITPVYTVAPNVPRIPAAGIYGASYVPFAAPATATIATLQKNAAAAAAVYGGYAGYIPQAFPAAAIQVPIHDVYQTY